A segment of the Azospirillum lipoferum 4B genome:
CGTGCAGCCAGTTCAACGCCGCGATCATCGGATCCCATGAATCGACCGGAACCAGATCCGGATTTTCCAGCACGACCAGATTCTGGATGTCGGTCAGGTTGCTGGCATGGCCGCCACGGTGAAGCGCCAACCCGAGCAGGCCGGTGGTCAGCACGACGAACAGAAGCGCCAGGACGACGACGCGCTGGATCCGCCCGGCTCGATGGAGCCCTGTTGGAACGGATGTGATCGCGGGCTGCATGCTCATACTTGGCCATCCATCGGTTGCGTCGAGACGGTGCGTTTCCGCCGGTTCGACAAACCGGCAGAGCAAAAAGGGCGCACACCACGGCGTCGCGGTGCGCGATGCCCACGGCAGATGCGGTCGGAAGACTTGAATATTTTCAAAGAAGATAACAAACTGGTCACCGCAGCATCACCGAGTGGCGCCTGCACTTCCTTTTTTCAGTCCAACGGTATGACTGGAAAATACATCACTGTTTTATTTTGAAAGTCTTCGATTTCGTGTGCGGCCGCCCATAATCGAGATATCGGCAACCTGACGTTTTTCTGTATTCGGCCCACGGTCGCGCCGCGCGGACGTGGAAAGCCGCGGCACCGGGCGCCTGGACGGGGTGGGAATGCCGCCCCGCCGGGGTAAGACCGAGGCCGGGATACGCCTGCAGACTGGAGCGTTCCGCCGGATGCCGGGAAAATCCGGGTGGATGGGCTCACGAAGGGAGAATTGGCCGGCGCGAAGCGGCAGACGGCGGTCGCCCTTGGCCAACGCCGAGATGCGCAGGAAGCGGGTTTCGGATACGTAGAGGGGCGGCCCGCGGGAACACCCGCCGGCCGCCCCTGTCGTCTACCGGGCCCGTGTTGTCTACCGACAGGTTCGGATCAGACGTTCAACAGCAGGTTCTCGCGCTCCCACGAGCTGATGACACGGTTGTAGGCTTCGTACTCCGCCTCCTTCACGCAGGTGACGGCATCGATGAAGCGTTCGCCGAGGATTTCCTTCAGCGGCTTGCAGGCATTGAACTTGGTCAGCGCCTCCGACTGGTGGCGCGGCAGGGTGAAGGCGAGCCGGTAGGCGGAGCCCTTGATCGGGTCGTTCGGCTCCAGCCCCTGGGTCATGCCGATATAGCCGCAGGCCAGCGACGCGGCGATGGCGAGATAGGGGTTGGCGTCGGCGCCGGCCACCCGGTTCTCCACCCGGCGGGAATCGGGCTGCGACACCGGCACGCGCAGGCCGGTGGTGCGGTTGTCGCGGCCCCAATGCACGTTGATCGGCGCATCGGAGTTCGGGACCAACCGGCGGTAGCTGTTGACGTTGGGCGCCAGCAGCGGCATCGCATAGGGCAGGTATTTCTGCAGGCCGGCGACATGCGACATGAACAGGTCGCTGTCGGTGCCGTCGGGGTTGGCGAACAGGTTGCGGCCGCTGTCGGCGTCCACCACCGATTGGTGGACATGCATGGCGCTTCCGGGTTCGCCCTGCATCGGCTTGGCCATGAATGTGGCGTAGACCTGATGGCGGATCGCCGCCTCGCGCGCCGTGCGCTTGAACAGGAAGGCCTGGTCGGCCAGTTCCAGCGCGTCGCCGTGGTTGAAGTTGATCTCGATCTGGGCGGCGCCGGCCTCGTGGGTCAGGGTGTCGATGTCGATGTCCTGCTTCTCGCAGAAATCATAGACCGCCTCGAAGATCGGATCGAATTCGTTGACGGCGTCGATGCCGAAGGCCTGCCGCCCGCTCTCCATCCGGCCATTGCGCCCCACCGGCGGAACCAGCGGGTAATCGGGATCCTTGTTGACCTGGACCAGGAAGAATTCCAGCTCTGGCGCCACGACCGGCTTCCAGCCGCGCTCCTCGTACAGCGCCAGGACACGCTTGAGCACATGGCGCGGCGAGACGTCGACCGGACGGCCGTCGGCATAGACGCAATCGGTGATGACCTGCGCCGTCGGCTCGTTGTACCAGGGAACGAAGCGGATCGTGCGTTCGTCCGGGATCATGTAGATGTCGGAATTTTCATCCGACGTGATGTCCTCGTCGTCGGGGAACTCACCGGTCACGGTCTGGACGAAGATCGCCTCTGGCAGGCGCAGGCCGCGGTCGCGCAGGATGCGGAGGAACTTCTCGGCGGGAACGATCTTTCCCCGCGCGATGCCCGACATGTCGGGTACAAGGCATTCGACTTCGGTAATGCGGTTCTTCTTGATGAAGTCTTCCATAAAACCCATGGGTGTGGCGGACCGCTCCGGGCGATGGGCAGCCCCCTCCGTGCTGTGAACGACAGCGACACTATGACGCCGTTCCGGCGGAGCGCGCCAGAGGGTTCAGCATGACCCTTCGATGAAACATGCGCCTTTCCGTTGACCTCCCCATCGGCTGGGACTTAACTGCGGGCATGCCGAAAGCCTCATACCTGAACAGCTGGTACGCGGCCTCCGCCGCTCCCAGAGCCGAGCGCCCGATCCTGGAAGGAGAAGTCGCCTGCGACGTCTGCATCGTCGGCGGCGGCTATACCGGCCTGACCGCGGCGCTGGAACTGGCGGAGCGCGGCTTCGACGTCGTGCTGCTGGAGGCGGAACGCTGCGGCTGGGGCGCGTCGGGCCGCAACGGCGGGCAGATCATCACCGGCTACAACAAGCCGATGGCGACCATCGAAAGCTGGGTCGGCAAGGAGGATGCGCGCCGCCTGTGGGAGTTCGGTGAGGAGGCGAAGGCCCAGCTGGCCCAGCGGGTGGAACGCCATGCCATCGCCTGCGACCTGACCTGGGGCTTCGCCCATGCCGCGCTGAAGCCCCGCCATATGCAGGATGTTGACGCACTGGAGCGCGAGATGCGCGACGGCTACGGCTATGACCGGGTGCGGCGGCTGGACCGCGCCGGCATCCGCGAGCATGTCGGCAGCGAGGCCTATATCGGCGGACTTCTGGACGAGGGCAGCGGGCATCTGCACCCGCTGAACTACGCGCTGGGCCTCGCCCGCGCCGCCGATGCCGCCGGGGTGCGCATCTTTGAGAACAGCCGCGTCGTCGCCATGGACAGCGGGGCGAAGCCCTGGGTGGGCACCGGGCGCGGCCGGGTGACGGCGAAGCACCTGATCCTGGCCGGCAACGCCTATCTCGGCGGGCTGGCGCCGACGCTCGACCGTACCATCATGCCGGTCGCGACCTATATGATCGCCACCGAACCGCTGGGTGAGGAGCGGGCAGCCGCGCTGCTGCCGACGAACATCGCGGTTTCGGACATGAAGTTCTCGCTCGACTACTTCCGCCGTTCCGCCGACCACCGGCTGCTGTTCGGCGGCGGCGTCAGCTATTCCGGGGTGGACGCGCCGGGGCTGAAGCAGGCGATGCGGTTGAAGATGCTGGCGATCTATCCGGACCTGAAGGACGCCCGCGTCGAGTATTTCTGGGGCGGGCGGGTCGCCATCACCATGAACCGCATGCCGCATCTGGGCCGGCTGTCGCCGACGACACTGTACGCCCACGGCTATTCCGGCCATGGCGTGGCGCTGGCCGGCATGGCCGGCCGGGTGATGGCGGAGGCGATCAACGGTACGGCCGGGCGCTTCGACGTCTTCGCCCGCATTCCCCACACGCCCTTCCCCGGCGGACGGCGGTTCCGCACCCCGGCGCTGGTCCTCGCAATGATGTGGTTCCGTCTGCGCGATCTGCTGTAGTCTGGGGAGGCAATCCGCCTGCCCCCTTCCCCCCGCCCCTTCATACTGCCGAGTTCCGCCCCCGCCGATGACCGACACCTCCAGCAGCGACGAGCCCACCCCCTCTTCGGAGACCGCCCCGGCCGCGGACGACGCCCCGGACGATGCCGTCGCCGAAAAGGCCGCGCAGGAGAATGTGCTGGTCCAGCCGATGCGGGACACGCATTTCGATTTTCAGCACAAGGTGTTCAGCCTGCCCGGCGCCTTCTTCTGCCAGGAGCCGAACAGCAAGGAGCCGGTGCTGAACATCCTGCTGGGCGATCTGAAGGCGACGCTGGCCTTTCCCACCCTGCTCGAGTCCTTCCAGATCGAGGACGGCACCCACGACGCCCGCCTGCTGGAGATCATCGAACAGGGTCTGGCCTTCGTGAAGCTGATCCGGCCGGGTGAGGAAATCCCGGGCGAGTTGCTGGACGGCCGCGCCTCCTGGTCGGTGGAGGACAAGCACCGCATCATCGCCAAGGGCCGGCTGACCGTGCAGATCGTCTCGTCCTTCACCGGCAACGAGATGATCGTGTCCGACATCGACGAACTGGAACAGGTGGTCGAGGACCCGCAGACCAAGGAGCGGATGAAGGCCGCCTTCGCCAAGATCGCGGAGCGGCTGAAGCTGACCAACGACTATGAACAGTACCTGACCGACCGCATCGACGATCTGGCGCAGGAACTGTCCTACATCGAGGCGCTGCGCGACCGCTTCAAGCACATCCGCCGCATCGATCAGGCGATGGCGAAGCTCGCCACCATCTACCGCACCGACCGCACCTTCTGCAGCGAGTTGAACCGGATGCAGGGGCTGATCCGCAAGCCTTTGCGCGAATACGACCTGATCTTCGACCAGGCCGACGCCCAGACCGGCGACATCGTCGGCGCGCTGCGCAACTTCCACCCGACCATCCAGTTCATCCGCAAGATCCGCGACGACCTGCGCGCCAAGCTGCTGGAATGGGAGGAACTGCTGCAGGGCTGGGACGAGGTCACGATGGAACGCTCACCGAAGGTGGAGGCGTTGCAGAAACAGACCTACCGGTTCCTGGCGAGCCGCTACATCGAGACGACGGTGTGGAAGCGGGGGGGGTGAGGGTTGGGGAAGCGTCGGCTACCGGATGCCCCCTCCCCATCCCTCCCCCGCCCTCGGCCGGCCGAAGGCCGGTCCGATCGCGGGAGAGGGGGCAGGGTGCTTGAAGGCGTGACTGAAATGCCAGAGTGGCGGCAGTCCCCTCCCCCGCCCAGCGGTGGAGGGTCAGGGTGGGGACATCGTCAGCCGACGTCTTCACACATCCCTCACGCCACCCCCCGCAACTCCTCCGCCGCACTCAAGTCCACGCTGACCAGCTGAGACACGCCGCGCTCCACCATCGTCACTCCGAACAGGCGGTCGACGCGGGCCATGGTCAGACGGTGGTGGGTGATGATCAGGAAGCGGGTGTCGCCCTGCCGTGCGATGTCCTCCACCAGATCGCAGAAGCGCCCGACATTCGCCTCGTCCAGCGGGGCGTCGACCTCGTCCAGCACGCAGATCGGCGCCGGATTCGACCGGAAGACGGCGAACAGCAGCGACAACGCGGTCAATGCCTGCTCGCCGCCCGACAGCAATGAGAGCACCTGCAGCTTCTTGCCCGGCGGACTGGCGTAGATTTCCAACCCGGCGTTCAGCGGGTCCTCGGCGTTGACCAATTCCAGATAGGCCTTGCCGCCGCCGAACAGACGGGTGAACAGCTCCTGGAAGTCGCGGTTGACCACGTCGAAGCTGGCGACCAGCCGTTCGCGCGCCTCGCGGTTCAGGCTGGCGATGCCCTGGCGCAGGCGGGCGATGGCGGCGGTCAGGTCCTCGCGCTCGCTGTGCAGACCGGTGATCTGAGCCTCCAGCTCCTGCGCCTCGATCTCGGCGCGCAGGTTGACCGGTCCCATGTTCTCGCGCTCGCGCGTCAGCTTGTCCAACCGGGCTTCCACCGCTCCCGCATCGGGCATCGGCTCCGCGGGGTCGAGATCGGCGGCGGCGCGGGTATCCTCCGGCCGGCAGTCCAACCGTTCGGCGATGCGCTCCGTCAGGGTGCGTTCCTGCTGGAGGGCGGCGGAAACCGCGGCCTCGGCATGGGCGCGTGCCTCGCGGCCATCGGCCAGCGCCGCTTCGGCATCGTGCAGCGCCTGTTCGGTCTCCGCCAGCCGGGCCTCCGCCTCGGCCAACCCATCGGCGGCGCGCTTGCGGTCGCGCTCCGCCATGGTGATCCGGTTAAGCAAATCCTGGCGCTCCGCCGCGATCTCGGCCGGTCGTCCGGAAAGCTGGGCGAGTTCGCCTTCGGCCTCCTCCGCGCGCTGGCGCAACTCCGCCACCCGGCCCCCGGCCCCGGCGGAGCGGCTGTCCCACGACGTGGTTTCGGCCTGGATGGCGCCCAGGCGATGGCGCCGGGCCTGTGCCTCGCGCGTCAGGCGGTCGACGGCATTCTGCCGCTCGGCCAGCACGGCGCGGCGTTCGGCCAGTGCGGCGCGCTGGTCGTTCACCCGCTCCCGCCCTTCGCGCGGGTCCGGCAGCGACTCCAGCAGTTCCAGCGCTTCGTCACGGCGGGCGGCGGCCTCGCGCTCGTCGGCGGCAAGACGCTCGACGGCCTCCACCAATGCCGCAAGCCGTGACGACGCGGCATCGGCCTCGCGCGCCAGCTTGGCGTGGCGGTCGCGGGCAGCGTTCAGCGCAGCGAAACCTTCGCGCACGGCATCGCGGGCACGGCGGTCGGCCTGAGCCGCCGCTTCGACCGCCAGTTTCGCGGCGTCCAGAGTCTCGCGCGCCAGCTCGACCCGTTCCTCGGCAAGCTCCAGCTCGCCGCGCAGTTCGGCCAGCCGGTTGCGCTGCTTCAGGCGGACGGCCGCGGCGGTCGGGGCGCCGGCCTGAACGGTCAGACCGTCCCAGCGCCACGCGCCGCCGTCACGGCTGACCAGCACCTGACCCGGCACCAGCGCCGCGGCCAAGACCCCGGCAGCGGCGGCATCGTCGACCACCCCGACATGGGCAAGCGCGCGGGCGGCGGCCCGCGGTCCTTCCACATGGCGCGACAGCGGCTCCACCCCATCCGGCAGCGGCGCCACCGAGTCATAGGCCGGCAGCGTGCGCCAATGCACCGGCGCCTCCTCGTCCAACGGAGCGGTCAGCGCATCGCCGAGCGCGGCGGCCAGCGCCCCCTCATAGCCGGGCGACACCGCCACCGCGTCGACCAGCGGCGGGAACGGCCCGCCGGCTCCGGCCTCCAGCAATTCGGCCAGCGCGCGCTCCTCGGCATGCAGCTTGGCACGGGCGGACTCGGCGGCGGACAGCGCCTCGCGGGCGCGGGATTGGGCCGGTTCGGCCTCCGCCTTCGCCTGTTCCGCCGCCTCGGCCGCCTCGCGGGCCTGCTCCAACCGCTGTTCGGCAAGCTCCACCGCCAGTTCGGCGTCCGACAGGTCGGCGCGGGCGGCGATCTCCGCCTCCAAGGCGGCGCGCTGGGCCTGCTGTTCGGCCAGCCGCTTGGCGAGGCCGGCGGCGCGGGTTTCCAGTTCGGCGGCCTGACGCTGGGTGGCGGCGCGGCGGGCCTCGTCGGTGGCGACCTCTTCGGTCAGGCGGGTCAGTTCGCGGTCGAGGGCATCGACCTGCTCGCGCGCCTCGGCCAGAGCCTCCGCCGCGGCGTCCTCAAGCATCTCCTCGTCGGCCTGTGCGGCGATCAGCCGGTCGCGCTCGGCCACCAGCCGGGCCAGCGCCTCCCCGGCATCGGCGGCCAGAGCCTCCTCGCGGCCGAGGTCGCCGGCGATCTGGCGCAGCCGGGCCTCCAGTGCGCGCTGCTGATCGGCGACGCGCTTCTCCTCGGCGTCCAGCTGTTCGCGGGCGATCACCAGCCGTTGCAGGGCGGAAGCCGCGCGCGCCTCGTCCTGGCGCTTCTCCGGCAGGCCGGCGGCGGCCTCCGTCCGGCGGGCAGCCAGCTGGTTGACGGAGAGCATGCGGTCGCGCACCGCCGCCTCGGCCGCTGCGAAGGCGGCATGGGCTCGGGCACGCTCCTCCTGGGCGGCGATCCAGCGCAGGTGCCACAGCACCGCTTCCGCCTTGCGGATCTGGTCGGACAGGTTGCGGTAGCGGGATGCCTGCCGCGCCTGCTTCTTCAGGCTTTGCAGCTGGGTGTCCATCGCCCCGATGACATCGTCGAGGCGGGTCAGGTTGCCCTCCGCCGCCTTCAGCCGCAACTCTGCCTCGTGCCGGCGGGAATGCAGGCCGGTGATGCCGGCGGCCTCCTCCAGCAGGGCGCGGCGGTCCTGCGGCTTGGCGGAGATGATCTGCGCGACCTTGCCCTGGCTGACCAGGGCCGGCGACGCGGCACCCGAGGCGTTGTCGGCGAACAGCAGCTGGACGTCGCGCGCCCGCACCAGCTTGCCGTTGATGCGGTAGTCGGAGCCGGAGCCGCGCTCGATCCGGCGGGTGATCTCCAGCTCGTCATGTTCGTTGAAGCCGGCGGGCGCTGTGCGCGACCGGTTGTCCACCGCCAGCGTCACCTCGCCCAGGTTCCGCGCCGGCCGGCTGGAGGTGCCGCCGAAGATGACGTCGTCCATGTCACCGCCGCGCATGCGCTTGGCCGACGTTTCGCCCATCACCCAGCGCAGCGCCTCCACCAGATTGGACTTGCCGCAGCCGTTGGGGCCGACGATCCCGGTCATGCCGGGTTCGATGACCAGCTCCGTGGCATCGACGAAAGACTTGAAACCCGACAGGCGGAGACGCGTGAACTGCACTGGGGAAGAACCTTTGGTGTACCGGGCTTTGAGGGGTGCGGGGTTGGATGACGGTTGCCCCCTCCCCGACCCTCCCCCGCTACGCGGGAGAGGGAGTTGAGTGCCAGAACGGCGGCAGTTCCCTCTCCCGCGAAAGCGGGGAAGGGTTAGGGAGGGGGC
Coding sequences within it:
- a CDS encoding glutamine synthetase family protein produces the protein MGFMEDFIKKNRITEVECLVPDMSGIARGKIVPAEKFLRILRDRGLRLPEAIFVQTVTGEFPDDEDITSDENSDIYMIPDERTIRFVPWYNEPTAQVITDCVYADGRPVDVSPRHVLKRVLALYEERGWKPVVAPELEFFLVQVNKDPDYPLVPPVGRNGRMESGRQAFGIDAVNEFDPIFEAVYDFCEKQDIDIDTLTHEAGAAQIEINFNHGDALELADQAFLFKRTAREAAIRHQVYATFMAKPMQGEPGSAMHVHQSVVDADSGRNLFANPDGTDSDLFMSHVAGLQKYLPYAMPLLAPNVNSYRRLVPNSDAPINVHWGRDNRTTGLRVPVSQPDSRRVENRVAGADANPYLAIAASLACGYIGMTQGLEPNDPIKGSAYRLAFTLPRHQSEALTKFNACKPLKEILGERFIDAVTCVKEAEYEAYNRVISSWERENLLLNV
- a CDS encoding NAD(P)/FAD-dependent oxidoreductase codes for the protein MPKASYLNSWYAASAAPRAERPILEGEVACDVCIVGGGYTGLTAALELAERGFDVVLLEAERCGWGASGRNGGQIITGYNKPMATIESWVGKEDARRLWEFGEEAKAQLAQRVERHAIACDLTWGFAHAALKPRHMQDVDALEREMRDGYGYDRVRRLDRAGIREHVGSEAYIGGLLDEGSGHLHPLNYALGLARAADAAGVRIFENSRVVAMDSGAKPWVGTGRGRVTAKHLILAGNAYLGGLAPTLDRTIMPVATYMIATEPLGEERAAALLPTNIAVSDMKFSLDYFRRSADHRLLFGGGVSYSGVDAPGLKQAMRLKMLAIYPDLKDARVEYFWGGRVAITMNRMPHLGRLSPTTLYAHGYSGHGVALAGMAGRVMAEAINGTAGRFDVFARIPHTPFPGGRRFRTPALVLAMMWFRLRDLL
- the smc gene encoding chromosome segregation protein SMC; this encodes MQFTRLRLSGFKSFVDATELVIEPGMTGIVGPNGCGKSNLVEALRWVMGETSAKRMRGGDMDDVIFGGTSSRPARNLGEVTLAVDNRSRTAPAGFNEHDELEITRRIERGSGSDYRINGKLVRARDVQLLFADNASGAASPALVSQGKVAQIISAKPQDRRALLEEAAGITGLHSRRHEAELRLKAAEGNLTRLDDVIGAMDTQLQSLKKQARQASRYRNLSDQIRKAEAVLWHLRWIAAQEERARAHAAFAAAEAAVRDRMLSVNQLAARRTEAAAGLPEKRQDEARAASALQRLVIAREQLDAEEKRVADQQRALEARLRQIAGDLGREEALAADAGEALARLVAERDRLIAAQADEEMLEDAAAEALAEAREQVDALDRELTRLTEEVATDEARRAATQRQAAELETRAAGLAKRLAEQQAQRAALEAEIAARADLSDAELAVELAEQRLEQAREAAEAAEQAKAEAEPAQSRAREALSAAESARAKLHAEERALAELLEAGAGGPFPPLVDAVAVSPGYEGALAAALGDALTAPLDEEAPVHWRTLPAYDSVAPLPDGVEPLSRHVEGPRAAARALAHVGVVDDAAAAGVLAAALVPGQVLVSRDGGAWRWDGLTVQAGAPTAAAVRLKQRNRLAELRGELELAEERVELARETLDAAKLAVEAAAQADRRARDAVREGFAALNAARDRHAKLAREADAASSRLAALVEAVERLAADEREAAARRDEALELLESLPDPREGRERVNDQRAALAERRAVLAERQNAVDRLTREAQARRHRLGAIQAETTSWDSRSAGAGGRVAELRQRAEEAEGELAQLSGRPAEIAAERQDLLNRITMAERDRKRAADGLAEAEARLAETEQALHDAEAALADGREARAHAEAAVSAALQQERTLTERIAERLDCRPEDTRAAADLDPAEPMPDAGAVEARLDKLTRERENMGPVNLRAEIEAQELEAQITGLHSEREDLTAAIARLRQGIASLNREARERLVASFDVVNRDFQELFTRLFGGGKAYLELVNAEDPLNAGLEIYASPPGKKLQVLSLLSGGEQALTALSLLFAVFRSNPAPICVLDEVDAPLDEANVGRFCDLVEDIARQGDTRFLIITHHRLTMARVDRLFGVTMVERGVSQLVSVDLSAAEELRGVA